The Deltaproteobacteria bacterium DNA segment CTGGGTCATTGGTGTAGATACAAACATCATCCGCAGCAGTTTTATCGCCAGTTCCAGTGAAAGTTCCAAGTGCTAGGTCCGCTACATTAGAAATGCGAACGCGAGGAGGAATTGTAATAGTTATCGAGAGAGAACCAGTAGATGTAGGCCCGAGCGTGCCGTCTGTTGCGGCGTGTGCCGCGGCATAGTGCGATGCAACGACGAAAAAAAAGATGCTCGCTCTACAAAACAAACTCCCAAGTCTAAAAATACAAGCATTATCCTTCATCGCAACTCACCTGGAAACACAAAATGTGTGTGCAGCTATACCGTTTCCAAAAAGGATTTTTGTAAATGGTATAATAGTTGAGCCATATCTATTGCTAAGCTGCCATCTTGCTTCGCATTGAGCACAATATATAGCACGCAATCATTCAGTAAGCATTTTGTTTAATGGCCCTAAGTGTCTTGGTCTCATGGGCGTCTACACGGCACCGACGCTCATTGACAGAGCATCGTAATTACTGGGGTTTTTAGAGCTTAAATTTACTACTAAACTACGGTTAATACCCATTAAAAGAACGGCGTATTTTTCGTTTGTTCCAGATGAGATGGACTTGTTATGGTTCAAAAGAAGCGGTTTTTTTGGATTATTACCGTAGTTCTCTCCTGCGTTTTTCATGTCTCGGCTCGGGCTGATGAAGGTGCGGCAACTAAACTTAAGCCTGAGCGATTTTCGCTACTGTTAGATGACGACACCTACGGCTCTGTACTGGTTCGTCACGGAGGGGGTATGTTCGAGATTGTCCACCCAGACGAAATTCTCGAACAGCTACCGTCGACCAAGGCCCCAAAGATTTTCCGAGCGCTGTTTTCTGGTTTAATTGAGGGTTCGCGAGTCGACTACGGTGTGGGCTCTATAGTCTATAATCCTAAGTTTAAATATATAACGATAAATATACATTCTTCTTTTCTTTTGGAGGACAATCGAATTTCGCCTAATAACCTTCAGACGGAAACGGCAATGCCAAGTTTGTCATCGTGGCGAACCGCGACAATAACAAAGGAGGAATCTCAACGCGAAAGTACGGTGGATGTGTACTTCAATCAGCAACTTAAAGGCCAGCTAATATTGCGGTTATCTAAGCACTGGTTTCAAGTAGTAGATCCGACTTACTTGCTCAGTCTCCTGCCACGACTAAAACGACAAAGTGAGTTTATTAGCTTTTTTTCTGGGAAAATATTTGATGAAAAAAGCATAGAAGGATTTGCGTCAATTTCTTTAGACACAAGCACTAATCAACTTGAAATAGAGATTGCAGACGCATTTCAGTTCACGCAAACGCAAGCAACAGAGGAATCCAAGCATGAGCTGCAGCCGCAGTATCCCACTTCTCGTGCCAGTGATGCTTTTCCCAAGGCAAGCAGTTCGTCACTCTTAGACGACAAGCCGAGCTCGGAGTCAGTAAACTCCGAGGAAGGAAGTGCCTCGAAAGAATCTGGTTTAGCAAGCATACAAATTCACAAACTTGAAGAGTTCGAGTCCGAACCAACCGCTGTCGAAAATGAGTATGAACCTGAGAGCATGTTGTTCGATCTGTATCTCGCCGATACTCAGCGTGGCACAATACTTGTGAACTTTACGGAGAACTGGTTTGAAGTTCCTAACCCAAATGATTTGGTGGAGCAGTTGTCAGAAACAAAAGACAAGCAAGCGATTGTCGAGCTTGTCTCAGGCCGAATACATAAAAAGCGGTCGATCGAAAATATTGGGAGTGTGCATTACGATCTGGACACGTTTCAAATAATCCTCAATATAGATCCTAGTCTTCTTACTGGACATTCGCTAGTTCTCGACGATACGCTACCAAATCCCGAGCGCAAATTTTCGTTGCAGCAATCTGTTCACTATGCCGCAGCGGGCGAGCTCGATACGGCTATGGATATGGCTTTAACGCACAAAACAATTGCTAGCCTTAGTAAATATTGGTTAAACGCTAACGGGACATACGTCCAGAATGACGATTACGAGTTTACAGAATTTTCCGCAAATGGGATTGTCGATGACTTTGAAACAAACATCGGTCTCCTTCGGACGGATGGACAACTTTTGACTTCCAGTAATGA contains these protein-coding regions:
- a CDS encoding TcfC E-set like domain-containing protein encodes the protein MVQKKRFFWIITVVLSCVFHVSARADEGAATKLKPERFSLLLDDDTYGSVLVRHGGGMFEIVHPDEILEQLPSTKAPKIFRALFSGLIEGSRVDYGVGSIVYNPKFKYITINIHSSFLLEDNRISPNNLQTETAMPSLSSWRTATITKEESQRESTVDVYFNQQLKGQLILRLSKHWFQVVDPTYLLSLLPRLKRQSEFISFFSGKIFDEKSIEGFASISLDTSTNQLEIEIADAFQFTQTQATEESKHELQPQYPTSRASDAFPKASSSSLLDDKPSSESVNSEEGSASKESGLASIQIHKLEEFESEPTAVENEYEPESMLFDLYLADTQRGTILVNFTENWFEVPNPNDLVEQLSETKDKQAIVELVSGRIHKKRSIENIGSVHYDLDTFQIILNIDPSLLTGHSLVLDDTLPNPERKFSLQQSVHYAAAGELDTAMDMALTHKTIASLSKYWLNANGTYVQNDDYEFTEFSANGIVDDFETNIGLLRTDGQLLTSSNDFVGLSVQTSENIITNQSLLRGSKLEVFVPSHARVDFFRGGRLLSSQVLDYGLQEINTVAFPQGSYDVDIVITEDDGSVSRES